The following coding sequences are from one Rhipicephalus microplus isolate Deutch F79 chromosome 3, USDA_Rmic, whole genome shotgun sequence window:
- the LOC119160070 gene encoding peptidyl-prolyl cis-trans isomerase NIMA-interacting 1 has translation MAAGDSSCGLPAGWEKRLSRSTGEVYYLNSLTMESQWDTPKEPAHVGYLGVIGSAQVRCSHILLKHCESRRPSSWREEHITRTRDEALALIERYRDQIVSGEKKFEEMAVMYSDCNSAKRKGDLGIFGRGATQKRFEEAAFALNVGELSEPVFTESGVHLILRTA, from the coding sequence ATGGCGGCCGGTGATAGTTCGTGCGGTCTTCCGGCGGGCTGGGAAAAGCGGCTAAGTCGATCAACGGGTGAAGTTTATTATCTGAATTCTCTCACAATGGAGAGCCAGTGGGACACTCCTAAAGAGCCCGCGCACGTCGGATACCTGGGAGTCATCGGGAGCGCTCAAGTACGGTGTTCGCACATACTACTCAAGCACTGCGAGTCGCGCCGGCCTTCCTCATGGCGCGAAGAACACATCACCCGAACGCGAGACGAAGCGCTCGCCCTCATCGAGCGCTACCGCGACCAGATTGTGTCCGGCGAAAAGAAGTTCGAAGAGATGGCGGTAATGTACAGCGACTGCAACTCTGCGAAGAGGAAGGGTGACCTGGGTATTTTCGGCCGCGGTGCTACGCAGAAGCGTTTCGAGGAAGCTGCCTTCGCGCTGAACGTGGGCGAGCTGTCCGAGCCCGTGTTCACGGAGTCCGGCGTTCACCTGATCCTGCGAACCGCCTAG